The Streptomyces venezuelae genomic interval TGTTGTATGTCCCCTCGGTTTTCGAGGCGCCTTCCGGTTTCCGGGCAGGGGCTTCATTGCTGTCCGGCTTCTTGGTGCGATACGGGCTCTCGGCGTAGCAGTACCTACGACTTTCTGTCCGTAACCGGAGCCCTTTCCCACATGACGAGCAGCACCGAGACCACCGCCACCAGCACCACCCCGCAGGTTGCGGTCAACGACATCGGTAACGAGGAAGCCTTCCTCGCCGCGATCGACGAGACGATCAAGTACTTCAACGACGGCGACATCGTCGACGGCGTCATCGTGAAGGTCGACCGGGACGAGGTCCTGCTCGACATCGGTTACAAGACCGAAGGCGTCATCCCGAGCCGCGAGCTCTCGATCAAGCACGACGTCGACCCGAACGAGGTCGTCAAGGTCGGCGACGAGATCGAGGCCCTGGTTCTCCAGAAGGAGGACAAGGAAGGCCGCCTGATCCTCTCGAAGAAGCGCGCCCAGTACGAGCGCGCCTGGGGCACCATCGAGAAGATCAAGGAAGAGGACGGCATCGTCACCGGTACCGTCATCGAGGTTGTCAAGGGTGGTCTCATCCTCGACATCGGCCTCCGTGGCTTCCTGCCGGCCTCCCTCGTCGAGATGCGTCGCGTCCGCGACCTCCAGCCCTACGTGGGCAAGGAGCTCGAGGCGAAGATCATCGAGCTGGACAAGAACCGCAACAACGTGGTCCTGTCCCGCCGTGCCTGGCTCGAGCAGACCCAGTCCGAGGTTCGCCAGACGTTCCTCACCACCCTGCAGAAGGGTCAGGTCCGCTCCGGCGTCGTCTCCTCGATCGTCAACTTCGGTGCCTTCGTGGACCTGGGTGGCGTCGACGGCCTCGTGCACGTCTCCGAGCTGTCCTGGAAGCACATCGACCACCCGTCCGAGGTTGTCGAGGTCGGCCAGGAGGTCACCGTCGAGGTTCTCGACGTCGACATGGACCGCGAGCGTGTCTCCCTGTCGCTGAAGGCGACGCAGGAGGACCCGTGGCAGCAGTTCGCCCGTACGCACCAGATCGGTCAGGTCGTCCCGGGTAAGGTCACCAAGCTGGTTCCGTTCGGTGCGTTCGTCCGCGTGGACGAGGGCATCGAGGGTCTGGTCCACATCTCCGAGCTGGCCGAGCGCCACGTGGAGATCCCGGAGCAGGTCGTCCAGGTCAACGACGAGATCTTCGTCAAGGTCATCGACATCGACCTCGAGCGTCGTCGCATCAGCCTCTCGCTGAAGCAGGCCAACGAGTCCTTCGGTGCCGACCCGGCCTCGGTCGAGTTCGACCCGACCCTGTACGGCATGGCCGCGTCCTACGACGACCAGGGCAACTACATCTACCCCGAGGGCTTCGACCCCGAGACCAACGACTGGCTCGAGGGCTTCGAGACCCAGCGCGAGGCCTGGGAGACCCAGTACGCCGAGGCGCAGGCTCGTTTCGAGCAGCACCAGGCTCAGGTCATCAAGTCCCGCGAGGCCGACGAGGCCGCCGCTGCCGAGGGCGCTGCCGCCCCGGCCGCCGGCAACGCCGGTGCGGGCATCTCGGGTGGTTCGTACTCCTCGGAGTCGGACGACAACTCCGGCGCCCTGGCGTCGGACGAGGCGCTCGCCGCCCTCCGCGAGAAGCTCGCCGGCGGCCAGAGCTGAACAGGCTCTCCGCTGAGCGCTAGCCGCTAGCGAATCGAGGCCCGCTCCCCTTCGGGGGAGCGGGCCTCGGTCGTTTCCGCTCCCCCGCCGGGGCCCGTCGGACTCCTCCTCCGGAAGATCGGCCCGCGCGGGAATGGTGGTGCGGCTCACGGCGTTGCCAGAGAGAACACGAGGAGGAGCGGTAATCGTGCTTGATCCCCAGGATTTGTACGAATGGGACCCGAAGGGCCTGGCCGTCGTGGACCTGGCCTTGGCACAGGAGTCGGCCGGGCTGGTCATGCTGTACCACTTCGACGGCTACATCGACGCGGGCGAGGCGGGCGAGCAGATCGTCGAGCGGCTGCTCGACACCCTTCCCCACCAGCTGG includes:
- the rpsA gene encoding 30S ribosomal protein S1; translated protein: MTSSTETTATSTTPQVAVNDIGNEEAFLAAIDETIKYFNDGDIVDGVIVKVDRDEVLLDIGYKTEGVIPSRELSIKHDVDPNEVVKVGDEIEALVLQKEDKEGRLILSKKRAQYERAWGTIEKIKEEDGIVTGTVIEVVKGGLILDIGLRGFLPASLVEMRRVRDLQPYVGKELEAKIIELDKNRNNVVLSRRAWLEQTQSEVRQTFLTTLQKGQVRSGVVSSIVNFGAFVDLGGVDGLVHVSELSWKHIDHPSEVVEVGQEVTVEVLDVDMDRERVSLSLKATQEDPWQQFARTHQIGQVVPGKVTKLVPFGAFVRVDEGIEGLVHISELAERHVEIPEQVVQVNDEIFVKVIDIDLERRRISLSLKQANESFGADPASVEFDPTLYGMAASYDDQGNYIYPEGFDPETNDWLEGFETQREAWETQYAEAQARFEQHQAQVIKSREADEAAAAEGAAAPAAGNAGAGISGGSYSSESDDNSGALASDEALAALREKLAGGQS